CGACGCAGTAAGTGGCCGGTCGGGAGGAGGCTGGTGGTGGCTGGGGTGTCAGCACAGCCTTTCCTGCAGGCTTTTGGGTGATATAacggggtgggaggggaggcagaaggCTTGCAGGCGCTGTGAGCTCTGCATCAAGGTCTGGAGGTGACATTGCACAGGCAGATGGGGCACGAGCACAGTGCTTCCCCAGGACCTGCTGAGGATCAGCAAATGTGATGGGGATAAAAGCCTTCCCCTCCCAGACTGGAGATGCTCTCCTCTCAGAAGCTGGGGCATTTTAACCCCTCTGCCGGCCAGGTCTTCTGGGTCAGGCCTgcaatgaaaaagcagtttcatGTGGTGACTTCAGCTGCATTTCCTAGCAGCACCTGATGGTGCAAAGCTAGTTCCTCTTCCAGTGGGATGCCCTTAAAACCTGGGTGACCCATGCCACTCAGGGTACTGGGCAGACAGGTTCCTCCTTCGGCTTCCTTGCCCATGGGGCAGGCTTGGTCCctgcctttctgttttctctttcactcGTCTTTTGTGAACACACGTGTGACCAAAAGCCAGAAACTCAACAGCATCTGAAATTCTTCCTCCATAGAGTCACCAAAGATGAGGCAGAGACCCCCTCCTCGCCGGGATCTCACCATAGTAAGTGCCAGCTGATGTAGGAGAGCAGCAATGGCAAAGGGAGTCGGAGAGGAGCACTGAAAGGAGCTCTCGTCACTCATTCTTTGCCTGGGATCTTGCCCCTGTACCATGGGCTCTGCTCTTGGTCAAGGCTGGAGTATGCATGCCACCTCCCTGCTGTCTTAAGACTCCTCTCTTTGGATGTGGTCTTTAAGTGAACTTTTGGCCAGTCTGTCCTGCAAGGCTGGGTTGCCAGTGGGAGGCTGCAAACTGGCTCCCTCCTTCTGGGGAGGGTGACTCTGCTGTCAGCAAGAGCTCTGGCACTGAGCAATTTTCCGCTCAGCCTGGAGATGGTTTGCTGGTTTGTGTTGGTGAGGATGCTGCATGGGCACAGCTGATCTCCCTGGCCTGGCCGTGCTGGCTTGTCTCTGCAGGCTGGTGGGCTGTGTGGATGTTGTGTCACACGTGCTGTAGAAACACGCtgatgggttttcttttttcttgtcataGCCACGTGGTTTGAACCTGCCTAAACCTCCTGTCCCTCCTCAAGTGGAAGAGGAGTATTACACCATCGCTGACTTCCAGACCACCATCCCTGACGGCATCAGCTTCCAGGCAGGAATGAAAGTAGAGGTGAGACTGTCATCTTCCCTTCTCGCATCTTCACGTCAGTGCAGCGCTCCTGACTCCCATTGCCCTGGGAGCTGTTTCAGGCAGGAGCTCCTTTTCCAGGCAGGGAAGGTCTGCTCACCACGGCGTTCTGGGTGGAAACCAGGCATGGTGGTGCATGTGATTGCCTCTGTGAACTTTTAACATCCCAGGCCTCTCCTAGAGTGGGGGAGAAACCTGTATGAGCTCACAAGACTTTGGAGTCTGTGGTGCTTTTGGTGGCCTCCTGTCCCCCAAGTGTGTGGGTGCTGTGTTGTCTGAgctaacagaaattaaaaccacaCCACAAATGGGAGTAGAGATGGTGGCTTTTTTCTTAGTTAGGCCAGGTGTGAAGTTAAAAGCCCTTCCAGAATTGCTTTCCTGGCACACCCGCTTTTGCTGACAGAATCCCTCTTGCAGatgtgattttgcttttcaaaatgtaagcTGTGCCTCTCTAAGAGGATTTTTCCTGTACAGCTGCCCAAGTCAGCTTCTCCCAGGTCCCAGCCCCACTTCTGGAGCTCGCAGAGGCCGGACAGTTGCTGATCCGTGCAGTATCGCTGCCGGTTGATCGCTCCAACAGTGCCGCGCAGTGGCCACCGCCAGTACCCAGCATCCTGGTCCTGTCTCGTGGGTGGGATGGtgacagctcagctgcagctcctTGACATGTCTATGTCGTTCCGCAGTCCCATGGCACGCAGGTCCCCTTCCCTGGCAGAGGTCCTTAGCGAGTTCCCCTCCTGTTAGGATACCAGTCCTGTGATTATATGGCTTTTGGTTACCAGGACAGGGAGGCACCGAGGCTATATACCACCCTGACATCATTTCAGAGACACCCAGCATCCCCTCTTGTGCAGAGAGGGCTCCTGCATGGATGTCTGAGGTTTCCTTTCCCCTCGGTAGGTTATTGAGAAGAACCTGAGCGGCTGGTGGTACATTCAGATTGAGGAGAAGGAAGGCTGGGCCCCCGCCACGTTCATTGATAAGTACAAGAAAACCAGCAACGCGTCCAGGCCAAATTTCCTGGCTCCGCTGCCCAACGAGATGGCCCAGCTCCGGCTCGGCGATGCCACGGCCGACAGCAGCGCCAGCGAGGAAGTGACGGGACCGTGCCGTCCTCTGCCGGAGGCTCCTCCTAACGGTACGGACTGTGGTGGGAAGTGGGCCAAAGactggaaggggaaggaggcTCCCGAAAGTGGGGACCTAGGCTTTGCCGGTGGCTACGAGGAGATCTCGGACCGCGACACAGAGGAGAAGCCCAGCCTGCCGCCCAGGAAGGAGTCCATCATTAAATCAGAAGGCGAGTTGCTGGAGAGGCAGAGGCCTCCCCCCAAGCCCCCGGGCATGATTTTGCCCATGATCCCACCCAAGCAGTCGGCGGCCCCAAAGGACAGCAAGAAGCCTGAGCTGAAACCAGAGAAGGGCAAACTCTTCCAGCTGAAAAACGAAATGGGACTGGAATGTGGACACAAGGTGTCAGCCAAGGAAGTGAAGAAGCCAAACCTCCGGCCCATTGTCAAGCCAACCAAGCCAAAAGCTGAGCCCGTGGAGGACAAGCCTGAGCCCATTGCCCAGAATCCGTTCTTGAAGTCAAGACCTCAGATTAAACCTAAACCCGCTGCAGCCCCCCGGACTGACCCACCTCCAGCTGATGATAAACTGGACATTTGCAGCCTGCGGAGCAAGCTTAGACCTGCAAAGTGCCCAGAGAAACCCTCTGATCAGGACACCACTGCTGGCGACAGCTCCTTCAGTAACGCCATGGTCTCTTCGGAGGCTTCTGGAAGGTTTCAGGAGCGACCGAGCATGGAGAGCAAACCCCTGCCCAAGCTGGACAGCCACGCCACAAAAGAGGCGCTGCCCAAATCTCCCCTGGGCCCAGCAAACACCCCGGGTGCCAGGGAGCCCCCGCCGCAGCGCCCCGTTGTGCCACCCCGCAGACCACCCCCACCGAAGAAAACGGGGAGTCCTGCCTCTGGCCCCACGGCGGATCTCAGGGCCCCGGCACGGGAAGCGCCTGAAATCAGGTCATCCCCGGTGCCGGGGAGGCCCATGCTGGTTCCTCCGAAAGCCAAGCCATTCCTCTCTGCCTCCGTCCAAGACGAAGCCAAAGTGAAAAGCAGTGTAAACCCAAAGGTCATATCCAAGCCCGTGGAGAGAGGGGAAGCCAAGGAGAGGACCTCAGCCCCCATCTCCAGTCCGGACATCTCCAGGGAAGCTCTCTATGTGGCAGTGGCGGATTTTGAAGGCGACGAGGAGACCAACAGCTTTAAAGAAGGGACTTTGTTTGAAGTTCGTGAGAAGAACAGCAGTGGCTGGTGGTTTTGCAAGGTCCTGACTGGGGGTCCATGCTGGGAGGGCTGGATCCCTTCCAATTACCTACGGAAGAAGCCATAGCCGCTCCTCTGCTTGCACAGCTGGAGTTTCCCTGGTATCTCACCTGAGTATTTAATTAGCAGATTAATTTATAGTTTTCTGTGAggctggctttaaaaaaaaagataataattgAGATCCCACGCATCCCAGCTGGTGCCCATTGGGGCAGCGTGGAGGAAGCAGctcagcctcccctccccacccgtGTGCTCCCACCCACCCTCCTCCCCGCGTCCCCCCAGCTCCCCGTGGCCGCGCCGGCAGCCCAGCTGTGCAGCCAGCGCTGCTCTAGCCAAGCTTCGTGGCATACGATGGCTACCATGGTTCTCCGTGCTGGGGAGATGGACCTTGATTGACATTTTTGCCACCTGTACggggaattaaaaagaaatacagcagtagCCAGGGAGAGAAGTGAAGCGTGGAACGGTACCAACGAAGGAAATCTGGCCGCACAAAAGGATTTGCCTTTCCCTGAGGCTCAGGGTCACGGTCAAATGTTGTAAGTCACGTTGCTTAGTCCAGGGATGTAGCAGAGCGATAGGGAACATGGCGAAAAGGAGGAATGATTGCTGAGAACGAGGTCCCTGTAGCTCTGCATGCACGTGCAGGCACAGGTTGCGCTCTGGTTAAGGGCTGTGCCTTGCTTCCCCCCACACACATGCCATGGGACCATCCCTTGGTCCTTCCCTGCTCTACGACGACAAGTGTTAACTTCAACATCCTCCTGGtggaaaaatatagaaaaacacacacacacacacacacacacacacacacatgcacacacacactataTAACAGGTCCTCTCTGTGCTGATCCAGGACACTATGCAGGCTTCTCCCTTGCAGTATTCCAACCAAACAAGAAGAGGTGTTTTGCTTCAGTAGCTGAAGAATACTATGCAAGGCACAGAGGACCAAAATGACCCCAAAAACCCTGGAAAGAGgatgctttgctttccttcccacaCAGACTGCCCTGCCTGTTGGACTAATAGGGGACCACCCGTTCCCGCAACCCACAGAGCTTCCCCAGGCTGGCgggcagcagccaggaggtGGATCCTTCAGTAGGTGCTGATATTATCATGAAGTGCAATCCAGAATGTGGGAGTTCAGCTCCTCATCACAACCAGTTGCGAGGCGTGTCTGGTGCTCAGGGGCTCCCTGCCTTGTTTGTCACCCCATCTGCCTGTCTTCCAGGTACTTTCATTTCATCCTGCATGGCGGGCTGTTTGGGGGGCTCCAGGTCAAGCAGAGCCTGGGGTTTTTCCATGCTGACTTTCCTGCCTGCCAAGCCTAATCTTGCCCTCAGTGTTGCTTATCCCAGCAGGAGGATGAGCGTGAATGAGCTGTCCTTCGCCagtgctgctttcttcccttctgtacTTGGCTACTTGCAGATTCAGGGCCACATTTCTCTCTCCAGAAGAGCTTTAAACCCGGTGCTTCTGTGAGTTTCTTGTTAACCAAGCCCCTTGCCCTTTCTAGTCTAATTGCAAGTGTAAGCGCTGCAGCCGCAGCTCCGCAGCCACattgttttgctgctgaaaaaaattatagcttTCCCTCTAATTTGAGGCTGGCAGAATTGAAGGAGTGTTCTCCACTCCCCAAAAGCTCGCTTCCTTCTGTCCCATATTTTCTACCCTGGAAATGTGGAGTTGAAGATATCTCTGTCTGcatacagaatgaaaatggtGGTGCCTCAGGCCAGGGTCGTTCTGGGAGGGTGAAGGGGCAGTTTGTCCCAGCCCTAGTTTGATCTGATAGAGAAGCCCTGACCATCCCAGTCCGGCCTCATACCCAGAAGCCCCAAGGTTCATTTTTAGCCCTGGGAATTCAGGCACCCTGGTCTCCAGCTgattcctctccctcccacctaCGGTTTTCTCTGGTGGCACATCAGCCTCTGATCAGGCTGACTCACCTGAGCTGGCaataagaaatacatttgcaaCCCAATCCAATAACAAAGTTCCTTGCGTGGCACATTGCGAGGTGTTGATGTTCTCCCTGGAGAGTTGCAGGGTGGATTGGGGGAACAATTCTGCCTTGTCTCTGCACATCTTTTGCTCCAGTAAAtcctttttgctttggaaaggaaTGGGGACAGGATAAGTTAAGCCAGAGCTACCCAGCGGCTAAATCCTGCCCCCACTGTATCTGGGCAGGGGGCTGGACCTGTGTCCCCCGTCCACCCTGGCATTTTCACGCAGGTGGTGGAAGGGCTGTGTGCCCTTCCCCGTGGCACTGTGTCCTTGCTCTCTCTTTGCTGAATGGCCTTTTAATCTCAGAAGTGTCTCTCCTTTCTGTGTCTCGGAGACCTCACTGCCCTCGGCTTTCCTCAGAGGGGACAACGCTATTTCTGTGGCCTCTGTACTAAATGAGGgctatttctgctttcctcccaGACTGAACCTCAGAACTGGTAGTGCTTCATTTTGCTGACACAAGTACTGTATTTGGCTCATTGAGCGCGTGACAGGATCGCTCCCTTGTTCCCAAAGAGCTCCCAAGAAGGCAGGGTGAGTGCCCAAGTGAGGGGGGGCACCCGCAGTAGGGTGCCGACATCTGCAGCCTTACCCCTTCCTACCACTCTTCCGTCTGCGAAGGGACCACAGGCTGGACAGTGGCTCCTGTCAGGAAGATACTGAGAGCCATTGGGCTGGCAGGGCTTTGACCCCGCCATCCGACATGTGCCCCCTGGTTTGGCAGCCACACATGCCCTCTGCCAGGCTGCACCTCCTCTCTGTATCTCGCATGTCAAATGCGGCCAGGCTCCCCGACTACCTCGTGAGAAGGAGGAGGGCGGCTGGGAGGCTTGGTACCCTGAGCTTGGCTGCAAGGCACATCACCCCATCAGCCAAAGGCCAACCTTCCTCCTTGCCCACCACCAGTGCAGCCCGAAGCCATTTCTTGCAGCAAGGGGGGGCATCACTGTGGCTTGGGGCAGAAGAGCTGGGTGTCGGCGAGGTCCCGTGGCTCGGCACATCCCTGGCAGGCTGGAGGCCCCTGCTGTGCCCCGCTCCTTCTCGCAGGCTCTCGAAGCCCATTTGTTTGTCCATGTCTCGCTATATTATGTAAGCGCGTATAAATCTACATTACTGTGGGCGGGTGGGGGGGTCAGCAGAGGATAGATGTAGCTGTGTAAATGCCGTATCTAGACTTTCACCATTAGggggattgatttttttttatttggtggggttttggggttttttggtgtttgtttttttttttttctttttttaagaaataaaaagaaactgcttGACTGGTTTCAAGCACCCTTGTGAACCTGTGTCTGGCTGGTGTATATCTGGGGTGCTGCACGGTGGCTGTCTTGGGAGGtgtgctgctctcctgcctggagcgatggcagctctgcccagggaGCTGGTTTGGGGTCTGGCACATGCTGCTTGTTGCTGCAACAGTGGTACCAGCAAGGAGCCCTGAGCCACTGAGCTGCACTCCCTCGTGCTGCGGAGGAGCCGTCCCCAGGTGAAGCATTTCTCCGTCCTCGCGTGCTTTTGTCTGCTGGGAGACAAATGAGGTGGTGCTGTGTTGCCTGGCTTCACGGGGGCTTGTGGCAATGGCTTCTGGCTGCAATGTCGCTTGCAATGGGGCTGGGACGGCTCACGATGCTTGGACTTTTGACTTACGGTTCCTGGCCATGAATAGCCCAGCTCCTCCATCGCTGCTGTGCCCCAGGTCACCTCTTGGGTATCCCATGCTGGAGGCACTGCAGGAGCAGGGTTCAGGTGTGGGTATGTGTGTGGTGTCTGTGCACTGCTCTGGCACAGGGGGATGTTTTTCCTGTGCAGCTGtggctgggggagctgctgctgtatCAACACTCCCAATGTGGGGTTTTAGCCCAGTCCCCACTTCAGACTGCGTGTACCCCAGCGttcaagagaaggagaaatgtcATTGCTAGGTTAAACAGTGATCagcaaagctttgctttttcttcccatccctATGACCCAGTAGACAGAGGAGCATTGCACAACTgaccctcccagccctgcatcaGTGGGACGCACCATCTGTCTGTACATCCGGGCAGCCTTGGCTGTGCTCCCTGCCACACACAGCAGTGCCTGGGAGCGGTGAGGGTCACGGGGATCCTGATGGCTCCTTGGGTCTCACCTTTGTGCCCAAGCCTGGATAGGTGTCCCAGCAAATGGGGCAGTGCAAGTGTAGCACTTGTGTTTTACTTTGAGCTCAAGCCAGCAGGTTGAGCCTGGTGATTTTTGGGAagtgcagaaagagagagaaagactgcCCGTCCTGAGGGGCTCTTGGGGGTTCAGGCTGGCTGGGGAACAGGGCTGCATTAATTGAAAAGGCTCAGGCAAAAGTAGGGATTGGATCCCAGAGCCCAAGTGCCTGCTGGCAGAGGGCTGTGGTATTGCACATATGCAGTGCTTGGTAAGGGGTAGGcgagaaggggggaaaaaagacatgCAAGAGCACCTTCCACTGGCCCAGCTCACCGCATGCCAGCCTGGGACATGCAAGCCTTGTCCACACTCACCCCCTGGCTTTCAGGTGGCCATAACCCACCTAGTCTGCACAGATCCTGCACAGGGCTGCAAGGACCATatgcagggctgtgcaggcagcaggtaACAGCTCGGTGTCAGCTGCATTGCACGTAGCATTGGGGCCCATCTTGCTTCCCCCTGACAGCCCGTGTTTGCTCACCTGCCTGCAGCATGTGCCCCATGCCAGGAGTGAGCGCCTGCCCGCCTGTGCTCCATGCAGGGCTTGCACATCAGCAGCCCAGCACACAGCACCCACCCTGAGGCTGCCACTTGCCACCCAGCAGCAGATCAGTGCGCGGGACAGAAATGTGGAGCCTGTGACATAACCTGGAGTATTGCACCAGCATGGCCATGCGGGGCCCATCCCACCTCTGGCAGTTCCTTGCAGCTGGCACGGTGCCACGCCACGTCCCCGTGGGCACGCTGCTCCTGGCGCTGAGCGATGCCGGCTGCTGCCCAAATCTCCAGCGCCTCTGTGGCTGCACCAcgagcagagctggcagagcgCTAATGAGAGTTGGGCTTCGGCCATGGGAGGCTCAGTTTGGGCTGGT
This portion of the Gymnogyps californianus isolate 813 chromosome 14, ASM1813914v2, whole genome shotgun sequence genome encodes:
- the SH3PXD2B gene encoding SH3 and PX domain-containing protein 2B produces the protein MPRRSIAEVKVLDVQKRRIPNKHYVYIIKVTWSNGSTEVIYRRYSKFFDLQMQMLDKFPMEGGQKDPKQRIIPFLPGKILFRRSHIRDVAVKRLIPIDEYCKALIQLPPYISQCEEVLQFFEARPDDLTPPKEEPIGKKRSGADSASVDPLVLEQYVVVADYQKQESSEISLCVGQLVDIIEKNESGWWFVSTSEEQGWVPATCLEAQDGVQDELSMQPDEEEKYTVIYPYTARDQDEMNLDKGAVVEVIQKNLEGWWKIRYQGQEGWAPASYLKKGNGEMFSQKLGSGSSAHSCALDLDGISRQQVVTSREKDGLAGQRDGRLDSRPLPNADIRRKSPKMRQRPPPRRDLTIPRGLNLPKPPVPPQVEEEYYTIADFQTTIPDGISFQAGMKVEVIEKNLSGWWYIQIEEKEGWAPATFIDKYKKTSNASRPNFLAPLPNEMAQLRLGDATADSSASEEVTGPCRPLPEAPPNGTDCGGKWAKDWKGKEAPESGDLGFAGGYEEISDRDTEEKPSLPPRKESIIKSEGELLERQRPPPKPPGMILPMIPPKQSAAPKDSKKPELKPEKGKLFQLKNEMGLECGHKVSAKEVKKPNLRPIVKPTKPKAEPVEDKPEPIAQNPFLKSRPQIKPKPAAAPRTDPPPADDKLDICSLRSKLRPAKCPEKPSDQDTTAGDSSFSNAMVSSEASGRFQERPSMESKPLPKLDSHATKEALPKSPLGPANTPGAREPPPQRPVVPPRRPPPPKKTGSPASGPTADLRAPAREAPEIRSSPVPGRPMLVPPKAKPFLSASVQDEAKVKSSVNPKVISKPVERGEAKERTSAPISSPDISREALYVAVADFEGDEETNSFKEGTLFEVREKNSSGWWFCKVLTGGPCWEGWIPSNYLRKKP